The DNA window TGCTTATTATGTTGTATGAACTTTGCGTACTtatcaaaatgtttaaatttctctctttcttccctTCTTTTCCCCAGGTATGCTGAGTCCGGAGATGACACGCCTACTTAAAGATGGCCGTTACCCTTATACTGACATATACCGCAACAGTCTAATGCCACTAGGGAAAGACTTGAAGCAAAGCCATCATGACTTTGCCCTATATCACGCACAACTTAGGAATTTCTATCACCATCCCCTGGATTTTCGATTTACCGCCTTTCCCACAAGTTACACACCTTTTACTGCCGATCCAAGACAACTGCAGGATCCACGCAGGACCCCCTCACCGACTCACCTTAAAGGATCACCCGTTGCTTGGACACCGATTAGAGTTCCCACGGCAATGCTGAAGCAGACACGGACCGGTCTCTCGCCCAGATATGAACTAGCATGTGCGGAGTGTTGCGAAGAATTTATGTCGTCACAAGAATTGGAACACCATATTCGACGAGCTCACCCCAGACAACGCACCCATAAAACCACCGGTGTACCGATAACCGCCACCGAGGTGGGACTGACCCACTGCTCGCCTACATCGGCGGTGGGAAATTTTAGTTGCATGGATTGTGGGAAGGGTTTCAGCACTCCTCATGGCCTAGAGGTCCATGTGAGAAGGACCCATACAGGACAGCGACCATTCGTTTGCAATGTATGCCACAAAAGTTTCGGCCACGCGGACAGTTTAAACCAGCACCGTCTGGTTCATAACATGGATAGGTCATTTCAGTGCAAACAGTGTGGGAAGAGCTTCAAAAGGTCGTCTACGCTCTCGACGCATATGTTGATACACTCAGATACCAGACCCTATGCGTGTCCTTACTGTGGGAAACGATTCCATCAGAAGTCAGATATGAAGAAACACACGTACATTCATACAGGTATGCCATAACTTCTTCCGTTTtccctccaccctccccacctTCCCCACCCTCCAACAAACTTCTGTTTGTCTGTGTGATGACAAAGGTTATACTTCACATCAAATGAAATGATTTGGTACATCCTGCATTGACGACATGTGAACGACTTAGGGAATGGGAGAATAAGGTGCAGGAGGGGTTAATCgggttaaaaataaataaataaaagcaagCTGTTTTGTACCCATTCCAGTCAATAATTGACTATATAGCTGCATTTtagaattatttcaaaattatttcaacGACACTAAAAGATTATTTTGAGAGGGAACATGCCCAGATTTTTTAAGCATTCGCCTGAAACGAGTAACACACCCCTCCGATCACAAGGTTTGTTGAATTGGTTCCCAGGGTATCCAGGCCTCACCTTGTAAAAGCAGTAACTCACTTTTCACTGCACAAATCTGATCCCCGATTATACGAAGAAATAAATTTACAGATGGCACCATTATAATAGTCATTGGTCACTTGGGTGACGTAAAAATCCATTATTTAAACTGTCTAGCATAGGACTTAATCACCCTTAATCCTTTTCTGACATAgcattttgtttgaaaatacaCGAAATAGCCTATTCCCTTATTTAAAATGGAATCATCTAAGAAGTGATTTTATAAAGGCGATCATTGGCCACTAATCGGCTTGTTCAGTTTCTATAGGTAACACCGTACATATTTGTGGTTTTTTGTTGTACTTCTCTGTTTCTCTGTACACGTAGTATGTATTGTATAGGATGTTAATTGTAAATTGAAGCTATCAGCTCAAAATCCATGATTTAACGACAGTGATTCATAGAAATTCCCTTTCTAACAGATGTTAATCTTTCTAGTGTAGCTGAGATTGTTTTTTGGCTTTATATTCATTTCTAAACCGATTTTAGTAAGCGTCTTTGGGAGACAAAAAGAAAGCCGTTTATAAAATACTTTAGGGATGACCCTTGAAATAAGAAGGAAATAAAGAGTATTACACGTCGTCTCAATGCACAGATTTTAGGGGTCACTATAGCGCTTTCTGGAATGTACAAGGAAAATAAGAACGTCAAATTCTGATAATGAACGAGATATAAATAAGAGTCAAACCAATTTTATTTCTACTTTATGCAATTAATTTTGAGTCCTTCATGAAGCCAAGTGTGTATGACTTCAGCGCGCTGAAACTTATCTACCGAATTGTACTACATCTCAAATgaaagagagggagagggagagagagagtgggTCTGAATGGAAGAGTGGGTTGTGTGGTGGGGTGAACCAGTTGAAGACATCAGACTCGACAAAGTGCGAACTTTTAAAGGGTTTTACCTTTGAGGAACCAAGTCCGCTATTTGCAAGTTAAGACATGTTGTGTGGGCAATTCTTGGTAGAATTTGACAGTTTTCCAATCTGCTTGGTATGCAGAGTGCTGGACATTAACGTATATCATCGATGTATCTAATTTCTGTCTTATCTTTAATTTATAACTTACCACTCTCGAGTACCGTATACAAGGAGAGCTTGCATAATTAATATGTAAATGTTGAACGGGGCTGTGATGCCaggtgaaaaaaaagaagagagaagcatacacacacacacataacaaGAAAATTATTAAGTAACAACTTGATACCTACCTTATTTAAGAGTCCTTAACTTTTAAGTATCTTTTAGCCAAGAGGAATCTTGTTCAcgatgtatatatttatgtttttccttctttttttttggttatcaGGTGAAAAGCCTCACAAATGCACCGTGTGTGGAAAAGCATTCAGTCAATCCTCGAATCTGATCACACATAGTCGTAAGCATACCG is part of the Apostichopus japonicus isolate 1M-3 chromosome 22, ASM3797524v1, whole genome shotgun sequence genome and encodes:
- the LOC139963730 gene encoding uncharacterized protein produces the protein MPKCLIFKKAGRRVVHNHDHDIREEMDQSHSSAFTPITPKKKEGRHTLFKPYALAGDLPPRHHSPTQTLESRRAESDNNRESGSPTNHNSPVSSPGLEKRAPESSNDGTSRPGSTSSVEGGKSSPPTSSIFPPYPTFRTWPAGESIYDTPSPPFSSGMLSPEMTRLLKDGRYPYTDIYRNSLMPLGKDLKQSHHDFALYHAQLRNFYHHPLDFRFTAFPTSYTPFTADPRQLQDPRRTPSPTHLKGSPVAWTPIRVPTAMLKQTRTGLSPRYELACAECCEEFMSSQELEHHIRRAHPRQRTHKTTGVPITATEVGLTHCSPTSAVGNFSCMDCGKGFSTPHGLEVHVRRTHTGQRPFVCNVCHKSFGHADSLNQHRLVHNMDRSFQCKQCGKSFKRSSTLSTHMLIHSDTRPYACPYCGKRFHQKSDMKKHTYIHTGEKPHKCTVCGKAFSQSSNLITHSRKHTGYKPFGCQLCGRAFQRKVDLRRHMETQHPEHQNGGKLMSSATSTTATSSHRPTGVHIPTAVSAYDNGLKGM